A genome region from Bradyrhizobium sp. WSM1417 includes the following:
- a CDS encoding DUF1501 domain-containing protein: protein MGVVNHLPTRRELLVGSGALFAWSQMPRIARAEGRDPRLLVIVLRGALDGLGAVAPVGDPDWISLRGDRALVLDGKPPVLPLDAFFALNPAMPNLHRLYKSGKAAIIHATATPYRERSHFDGQDVLESGLVKPGMTSSGWLNRALLALESGGPVDPRGSRALGIGSVTPLVVRGSAPVMTWVPQRLLPASEDTQNRLLDLYQHTDPKLASVLQARMRLASLGGAPGVGDPMSDDPTLAPPGIARVRAYFAEAAGTAARYLAKPDGPRVGAMGFVGWDTHIAEGAASGQLYNLLGALDGAFAAIESNMGEAWRETVVAVVTEFGRTARINGTQGTDHGTGTVAFLIGGGLSGGRVIADWPGLKPAQLFEDRDLKPTTDLRAVLKGLLRDHLRVEEKVLAETVFPGSADVKPMGGLVG, encoded by the coding sequence ATGGGCGTCGTCAATCATTTGCCCACGCGGCGCGAGCTTCTGGTCGGATCCGGCGCACTATTCGCATGGAGCCAGATGCCGCGGATTGCGCGCGCAGAAGGGCGCGATCCGCGCCTGCTGGTCATCGTGCTGCGCGGCGCGCTCGACGGCCTTGGCGCGGTCGCGCCGGTCGGCGATCCCGACTGGATCTCCTTGCGTGGCGATCGCGCGCTGGTGCTGGACGGCAAGCCGCCGGTGCTGCCGCTCGATGCCTTCTTCGCGCTCAATCCGGCGATGCCGAACCTGCATCGGCTCTACAAAAGCGGCAAGGCTGCAATCATCCATGCCACCGCGACGCCCTACCGCGAGCGATCGCATTTCGACGGCCAGGATGTGCTGGAAAGCGGGCTCGTCAAGCCAGGCATGACGAGTTCGGGATGGCTCAACCGAGCGCTGCTCGCGCTCGAATCCGGCGGGCCTGTCGACCCACGCGGCAGCCGCGCGCTCGGCATTGGCTCTGTGACGCCGCTGGTGGTGCGCGGTTCGGCGCCCGTCATGACATGGGTGCCGCAGCGATTGTTGCCGGCGAGCGAGGACACGCAGAACCGCCTGCTCGATCTCTACCAGCACACCGACCCGAAGCTCGCGAGCGTGCTCCAGGCCCGCATGAGGCTCGCCTCGCTCGGCGGCGCGCCCGGCGTGGGCGATCCGATGTCCGACGATCCGACCTTGGCGCCGCCCGGCATCGCGCGCGTGCGCGCCTATTTTGCCGAAGCCGCGGGCACGGCCGCGCGCTATCTCGCAAAGCCCGACGGTCCGCGTGTCGGCGCCATGGGCTTCGTCGGCTGGGATACGCACATCGCCGAGGGCGCGGCCTCGGGCCAGCTCTACAATCTGCTCGGCGCGCTCGACGGCGCCTTTGCCGCGATCGAGAGCAACATGGGCGAGGCGTGGCGCGAGACCGTCGTCGCGGTTGTCACCGAGTTCGGGCGAACAGCGCGCATCAACGGGACGCAGGGCACCGACCACGGCACGGGCACGGTCGCTTTCCTGATCGGTGGCGGGCTCAGCGGCGGCCGCGTGATCGCGGACTGGCCGGGTCTGAAGCCGGCGCAGCTCTTCGAGGATCGCGATCTCAAGCCGACCACGGATTTGCGCGCGGTGTTGAAGGGCCTGCTGAGGGATCACCTGCGTGTCGAGGAGAAGGTGCTCGCAGAAACAGTCTTCCCGGGCAGCGCCGACGTCAAACCGATGGGAGGCCTCGTCGGCTGA
- a CDS encoding DUF1800 family protein: MSSSAKAEAVIALHRFGMGPRPGSIAALGTDPRGALIAELDRPLVLNAAASLPSSAKAYRTVADANARRAARAKQAQQQAKKQQVAATPTMSEDQTQGQGADKDAAEMAAKQAADAIPDPGRPIYLQEAKVRTEAALSADIGFAERLVWFWSNHFCVSANKIRSMSGAYEREAVRANALGRFVDLLLAVEGHPAMLFYLDNLGSMGANSIAGINRSRGLNENIAREIMELHTLGVRTGYTQDDVISFANVLTGWTLVPPGDNPEHGGEFTFNPRLHEPGGQTVLGKRYEQEDVEQGRAVLRDLAANPATATHVATKLARHFVADEPPPVLIEQMAKTFRDTEGDLKQVAIAMVSSDEAWREPTSKLKRPSEWGVGVVRATGITTVDPVRFTGGLELLGEALWRPSAPKGYPDDEASWIDGVGRRLDIANNFAESVAATADPQAIIEDVFGSEIAPEVKQAVGRAESRQQALALLFMSADFQRR, from the coding sequence ATGAGCAGTTCTGCAAAGGCCGAGGCCGTGATCGCACTTCATCGCTTCGGGATGGGGCCGCGTCCGGGGTCGATCGCGGCTCTCGGGACCGACCCGCGTGGCGCGCTGATAGCCGAGCTCGACCGCCCGCTCGTCCTGAACGCCGCCGCGAGTCTTCCTTCCAGCGCAAAGGCCTATCGCACCGTGGCCGATGCCAATGCGCGGCGCGCCGCGCGCGCCAAGCAGGCTCAGCAGCAGGCAAAAAAGCAGCAGGTGGCGGCGACGCCGACCATGTCGGAAGACCAGACGCAAGGGCAGGGAGCGGACAAGGACGCCGCCGAGATGGCGGCGAAGCAAGCGGCCGATGCCATTCCCGATCCAGGGCGTCCGATCTATTTGCAGGAAGCCAAGGTGCGCACGGAAGCGGCGCTTTCCGCAGACATCGGCTTTGCCGAGCGGCTGGTGTGGTTCTGGTCCAACCATTTCTGCGTCTCGGCCAACAAGATCCGGAGCATGTCCGGCGCCTATGAGCGCGAGGCCGTTCGCGCCAATGCGCTCGGCCGCTTCGTCGATCTCCTGTTGGCCGTCGAGGGCCACCCGGCGATGCTGTTCTATCTCGACAATCTCGGCTCGATGGGCGCCAACTCGATCGCCGGCATCAACCGCAGCCGCGGCCTCAACGAGAACATCGCGCGCGAGATCATGGAGCTGCATACGCTCGGTGTGCGGACCGGCTACACTCAGGACGACGTCATCAGCTTCGCCAATGTGCTGACGGGATGGACGCTGGTGCCGCCCGGCGACAATCCCGAGCACGGTGGCGAATTCACCTTCAATCCGCGGCTGCACGAGCCCGGCGGGCAGACCGTGCTCGGCAAGCGCTACGAACAGGAAGATGTCGAGCAGGGCCGTGCGGTGCTGCGCGATCTCGCCGCGAATCCGGCCACCGCGACCCATGTCGCGACCAAGCTCGCCCGGCACTTCGTCGCCGACGAGCCGCCGCCTGTGCTGATCGAGCAGATGGCGAAGACTTTTCGCGACACCGAGGGCGATCTCAAGCAAGTCGCGATCGCGATGGTGTCGTCCGACGAAGCCTGGCGCGAGCCGACGTCGAAACTCAAGCGTCCCAGCGAGTGGGGCGTTGGCGTGGTGCGCGCGACCGGGATCACGACGGTTGATCCGGTCCGCTTCACCGGCGGCCTGGAGCTGCTCGGCGAGGCGCTGTGGCGTCCGTCCGCGCCCAAGGGCTATCCGGACGACGAGGCGAGCTGGATCGACGGCGTCGGCCGGCGGCTCGACATCGCCAACAATTTTGCCGAGAGCGTGGCGGCCACGGCCGATCCTCAAGCGATCATCGAGGACGTGTTCGGATCCGAGATCGCGCCCGAGGTGAAGCAGGCGGTCGGCCGTGCCGAGAGCCGGCAGCAGGCGTTGGCGCTCTTGTTCATGTCGGCGGATTTTCAGAGGAGGTGA
- a CDS encoding M56 family metallopeptidase codes for MIATLAEAALRSLVLGGVVWFGLNLFRVRNPHVHMTAWVVVLLASLAMPLVMHWPTVTITRLPLPVSVPDDVLPADISMLEMPQPMQPIAPGAAIVSPAKSGVSINWWLIATIIHLAVASLLLLRLAIGLCLTWRLARAARPINGPHLVDADVRVSRDVGGPVTFGSTILVPPQFAGWDAKKRLAVLAHEGAHVANRDFHILLLASLNRAVFWFSPFAWWQLARLAELAEIISDAEAIEVIDDRLSYAEILLDFASTVSPRPLELAMARASTVRARVERIIATSAMPVAVGWRKRAWIAAAIVPAVIVSAGMIAYRTPEPAPLAADSGEVPAQHYRPFVNFYAMGPTSVFAVFREGDDLSGQLTGQRRLRLTVGSDGTASYMASSGEITFPLDAERRSSELMLRLNGRDVRAVRVAEMPAPATEPASLDQYVGWYRIAPNRVLTVRRDDDRLWLQETGQGTTQILAEGTDAFSFRGDHLVIFLRDERSRVSRVLLQSAVFGARLAARVDAAVAQAVEADFARRLAEVPDRFREQVPAVGGKEMIVRGIEDLRAGTPNYERMSAPLAAKLHRQLNEMHAIFVALGGLESIFFRGVGPGGYDIYGAKFENGTAEFRLLLEPDGKAGDVIFRADGNDELGGIVPCSEEANVRGRAGTSPIRIMVYNEMGDDIQVFNLDADGNRKTQSAVRPNMTWASTTTVNNPWVIADKSGRCMEILVPGRQTRFHNVEASNLGARPGRAARRAVPIANGEEMLRRYIEGVGKGQPDYERMTSEVADITRAQLPFDQAILTRLGALRAVSFRGVTALDSDIYVAQFANGSAEWRIGVRNGTITKIALGPNF; via the coding sequence ATGATCGCAACTCTGGCGGAGGCGGCGCTGCGCTCCCTTGTGCTGGGAGGCGTCGTCTGGTTCGGCCTCAACCTGTTTCGCGTGCGCAATCCGCACGTCCACATGACGGCGTGGGTCGTCGTGCTGCTGGCATCGCTGGCGATGCCTCTAGTAATGCATTGGCCGACGGTCACGATCACCCGGCTGCCATTGCCGGTATCGGTGCCGGATGACGTCCTGCCGGCTGATATCTCGATGCTCGAGATGCCGCAGCCCATGCAGCCGATCGCGCCCGGCGCGGCAATTGTTTCGCCGGCGAAGAGCGGCGTCTCGATCAATTGGTGGCTGATCGCCACAATCATCCATCTCGCCGTCGCCAGCCTGTTGCTGCTGCGGCTGGCGATCGGCCTCTGTCTGACCTGGCGCCTCGCGCGCGCGGCAAGGCCGATCAACGGTCCGCACCTGGTCGACGCCGACGTGCGCGTCAGCCGCGACGTCGGCGGTCCCGTCACGTTTGGCTCGACCATTCTGGTGCCGCCGCAATTTGCCGGCTGGGACGCCAAGAAGCGCCTCGCGGTGCTCGCGCATGAGGGCGCGCATGTCGCCAACCGCGATTTCCATATCCTCCTGCTCGCCTCGCTCAATCGCGCGGTGTTCTGGTTCAGCCCGTTCGCCTGGTGGCAGCTCGCGCGTCTTGCCGAACTTGCCGAGATCATCAGCGACGCCGAGGCGATCGAGGTGATCGACGACCGGCTGTCCTATGCGGAAATCCTGCTTGATTTCGCAAGCACGGTAAGCCCGCGGCCGCTCGAGCTCGCGATGGCACGGGCCTCGACCGTGCGCGCCCGCGTCGAGCGCATCATCGCGACCTCCGCGATGCCCGTCGCGGTCGGCTGGCGCAAGCGGGCGTGGATCGCGGCCGCGATCGTTCCGGCCGTGATCGTGTCCGCCGGCATGATCGCCTATCGCACCCCGGAGCCTGCGCCGCTCGCTGCGGATAGCGGCGAGGTGCCGGCCCAGCATTACCGCCCCTTCGTCAATTTCTACGCCATGGGCCCGACCTCGGTGTTCGCCGTCTTCCGCGAGGGTGACGATCTCTCCGGGCAGCTCACCGGGCAGCGCCGGCTGCGCCTGACGGTCGGCAGTGACGGCACCGCCTCCTACATGGCTTCGTCGGGCGAGATCACGTTCCCGCTCGATGCGGAACGTCGCTCCTCCGAACTGATGCTGCGGCTCAACGGCCGCGACGTGCGCGCGGTGCGTGTCGCCGAGATGCCGGCGCCTGCGACCGAACCTGCCTCGCTCGATCAATATGTCGGCTGGTACAGGATTGCGCCGAACCGCGTGCTCACCGTGCGCCGCGATGACGACCGTCTCTGGTTGCAGGAAACCGGGCAGGGCACGACGCAAATCCTTGCCGAGGGCACTGATGCCTTCTCCTTCCGCGGCGACCATCTCGTGATCTTCCTGCGCGACGAGCGGTCGAGGGTCTCGCGCGTGTTGCTACAAAGTGCGGTTTTCGGCGCCCGTCTTGCGGCCCGGGTCGATGCGGCGGTGGCTCAGGCCGTCGAAGCGGATTTCGCGCGCCGCCTTGCCGAAGTCCCCGATCGCTTCAGGGAGCAGGTCCCAGCCGTCGGCGGCAAGGAGATGATCGTGCGCGGGATCGAGGATCTGCGCGCCGGCACGCCGAACTACGAGCGCATGAGCGCACCGCTCGCCGCCAAGCTCCACCGCCAGCTCAATGAAATGCACGCGATTTTCGTTGCGCTCGGCGGGCTGGAATCGATCTTCTTCCGCGGCGTCGGACCCGGCGGCTACGACATCTACGGCGCGAAATTCGAGAACGGCACGGCCGAATTCCGGCTGCTGCTCGAGCCCGACGGCAAAGCCGGCGATGTCATCTTCAGAGCCGACGGCAACGACGAGCTCGGTGGCATCGTGCCTTGCTCTGAGGAGGCGAACGTGCGCGGCCGCGCCGGCACCTCGCCGATCAGGATCATGGTCTATAACGAGATGGGCGACGACATCCAGGTTTTCAATCTCGATGCCGACGGCAATCGCAAGACGCAGAGCGCCGTCAGGCCCAACATGACCTGGGCCTCCACCACCACCGTGAACAATCCGTGGGTGATTGCCGACAAGTCGGGACGGTGCATGGAGATCCTGGTGCCTGGTCGGCAAACGCGCTTTCACAATGTCGAGGCCTCAAACCTCGGCGCACGTCCGGGTCGCGCAGCGCGGCGCGCCGTTCCGATTGCCAATGGCGAGGAGATGCTGCGCCGCTACATCGAGGGCGTCGGCAAGGGACAGCCGGACTACGAACGCATGACGTCCGAAGTCGCCGACATCACACGCGCGCAGCTTCCCTTCGATCAGGCGATCCTGACGCGGCTGGGTGCGCTGCGTGCGGTCTCCTTCCGCGGCGTCACCGCGCTCGACAGCGATATCTATGTTGCCCAGTTCGCCAACGGTTCGGCGGAATGGCGCATCGGCGTCAGAAACGGCACGATCACCAAGATCGCGCTCGGGCCGAATTTTTAG
- a CDS encoding BlaI/MecI/CopY family transcriptional regulator → MDDRLPELGDLEHEVMQLVWAHGPVTAEVVREKLSRRLKESTVRTVLRRLEEKGYARHTVDGRTYVYHAAEARARVAAKAVQRIVDWFCNGSMEEVLVGMVDNAMLDQQQLRTLADQVAKAKKARGVKKE, encoded by the coding sequence ATGGACGATCGTTTGCCCGAACTGGGCGATCTCGAGCACGAGGTCATGCAACTGGTTTGGGCCCATGGTCCTGTCACGGCCGAGGTGGTGCGCGAGAAGCTGTCGCGTCGGCTGAAGGAATCGACCGTCCGCACGGTGCTGCGCCGGCTGGAAGAAAAGGGCTATGCTCGGCACACGGTGGACGGACGCACCTATGTCTACCACGCAGCCGAAGCGCGCGCGCGGGTTGCGGCCAAGGCGGTGCAGCGCATCGTCGATTGGTTCTGCAACGGCTCGATGGAGGAGGTCCTCGTCGGCATGGTCGACAATGCAATGCTCGACCAGCAGCAGTTGCGCACACTGGCCGACCAGGTGGCCAAGGCGAAGAAGGCGAGGGGAGTGAAGAAAGAATGA